In a genomic window of Variovorax paradoxus:
- the xdhA gene encoding xanthine dehydrogenase small subunit — MSTESSSHSPSQPIRFFHRGQVVDVSGVHPTRSVLDWLREDARCTGTKEGCNEGDCGACTVVIGELAEAGAPDAVGGLRLQTVNACIQFLPTLNGKALFTVEDLKDQCLSSQAAQAAPAPALQEGDKRPHPVHCLHPVQQALVDCHGSQCGFCTPGFVMSLWSAYEHHQARGTQPSRQQLADDLSGNLCRCTGYRPILDAGQRMFDLPPVRLDSRAVVAALTALNPPAGAAGFEYAAPLGARIDRFHAPRSLEQLAALREQKPRAQLLSGSTDVGLWVNKQFRDLGDIIYLGDVPELKTVEVRGEHLYIGAGASLESAFAALVERVPSLSDVWLRFASPPIRHAGTMGGNVANGSPIGDSPPVLMSLDAEIELRRGAEVRRMPLPDFYVDYMKNQLQPGEFVQGLWLPLAAMRRQVRAYKISKRFDCDISALCAGFALELEPGGNKVKAVRLAFGGMAATVKRAAQAEAALVGKPWTQSSVNAAKLALAQDFKPLSDMRASADYRMQVAQNLIQRLWLETRAEDALPGSATSVWSVMPHAAIAKPAA; from the coding sequence ATGAGTACCGAGAGCAGCAGCCACAGCCCCAGCCAGCCCATCCGATTCTTCCATCGCGGACAGGTCGTCGACGTCAGCGGTGTCCATCCGACCCGCTCGGTGCTCGACTGGCTGCGCGAGGACGCGCGCTGCACCGGCACCAAGGAGGGTTGCAACGAGGGCGACTGCGGTGCGTGCACCGTGGTGATCGGCGAACTGGCCGAGGCCGGCGCGCCCGACGCGGTCGGCGGCCTGCGGCTGCAGACGGTCAATGCCTGCATCCAGTTCCTGCCCACGCTCAACGGCAAGGCGCTGTTCACGGTCGAGGACCTCAAGGACCAGTGCCTGTCGTCCCAGGCTGCGCAGGCAGCCCCGGCCCCCGCGCTGCAGGAGGGCGACAAGCGCCCGCACCCCGTGCACTGCCTGCACCCGGTGCAGCAGGCGCTGGTCGACTGCCACGGCTCGCAATGCGGCTTCTGCACGCCGGGCTTCGTGATGTCGCTGTGGTCCGCCTACGAGCACCACCAGGCGCGCGGCACGCAGCCCTCGCGCCAGCAGCTGGCCGACGACCTCTCGGGCAACCTGTGCCGCTGCACCGGCTACCGCCCGATCCTCGACGCGGGCCAGCGCATGTTCGACCTGCCGCCGGTGCGGCTCGACAGCCGCGCGGTGGTGGCCGCGCTCACCGCGCTGAATCCGCCCGCCGGCGCCGCGGGTTTCGAGTACGCGGCCCCGCTGGGCGCGCGCATCGACCGCTTCCATGCGCCGCGCTCGCTCGAGCAGCTGGCCGCGCTGCGCGAGCAGAAGCCGCGCGCGCAATTGCTGTCGGGCTCGACCGACGTGGGCCTGTGGGTCAACAAGCAGTTCCGCGACCTCGGCGACATCATCTACCTGGGCGACGTGCCCGAGCTCAAGACCGTCGAGGTCCGCGGCGAGCACCTCTACATCGGCGCGGGTGCCTCGCTCGAGTCGGCCTTCGCGGCGCTGGTCGAGCGCGTGCCCAGCCTGTCCGACGTCTGGCTGCGCTTCGCCTCGCCGCCGATCCGCCATGCGGGCACCATGGGCGGCAACGTGGCCAACGGTTCGCCGATCGGCGACTCGCCGCCGGTGCTGATGTCGCTCGACGCCGAGATCGAGCTGCGCCGCGGCGCCGAGGTGCGCCGCATGCCGCTGCCCGACTTCTACGTCGACTACATGAAGAACCAGCTGCAACCCGGCGAATTCGTGCAGGGCCTGTGGCTGCCGCTGGCCGCGATGCGCCGCCAGGTGCGCGCCTACAAGATCAGCAAGCGCTTCGACTGCGACATCTCGGCGCTGTGCGCGGGCTTCGCGCTCGAGCTCGAGCCCGGCGGCAACAAGGTGAAGGCCGTGCGCCTGGCCTTCGGCGGCATGGCCGCCACCGTGAAGCGCGCGGCGCAGGCCGAGGCCGCGCTGGTCGGCAAGCCCTGGACCCAGTCCAGCGTGAACGCCGCCAAGCTGGCGCTGGCGCAGGACTTCAAGCCGCTGTCCGACATGCGTGCCTCGGCCGACTACCGGATGCAGGTGGCGCAGAACCTGATCCAGCGCCTGTGGCTCGAGACCCGGGCCGAGGATGCGCTGCCCGGCAGCGCCACCAGCGTCTGGAGCGTGATGCCGCACGCCGCCATCGCCAAGCCGGCCGCGTAA